In Luteolibacter sp. Y139, a genomic segment contains:
- a CDS encoding transglutaminase domain-containing protein — MRFLLPLLCLPAALLAAPADDFIAAAKAKHGEAGEKAAKFLTENMPAKDREALSAEFLGNNLDLALQARGEFPWAKDVPEDIFLNDVLPYAVFDETREAWRKDFLEKARPLVKDAKTVTDAVQALNREFFKIVDVHYNTGRKIPNQSPSESMAINKATCTGLSIILVDACRAVGIPARATGTPLWANERGNHTWVEVWDGDWHFTGADEYEKDGLDRGWFVNDAAQAKLDDPKYGIFSTSWKKDGTAFPMVWAEGSQDVAAVNVTSRYAKTPAPAESAVAKLGVRLFQKKGGERLAVPFVVLDDTDKKLGESETKAGTTDLNDMPRFELKPGAKGWLRFTKESEVREMAFGPLEKGDPTVDAAWEDLAPVPCSISTVEYWLSSSRKEEDLPGDLSKADAARVLHLLAADRTSALAKERKDELEKKSITLGDKTLRWLDKTFGDAPAEGRSLWISMHGGGSAPPQVNDQQWQNQIKLYEPAEGIYIAPRAPTDTWNMWHEGHIDPMFQRLIEDHVALRGVNPNKVYLMGYSAGGDGVWQLAPRMADRFAAAAMMAGHPNEASLLGLRDLPFAIFMGGADAAYDRNKIAAAKTAELDQLAKDDPGGYVHMSRIYEGLPHWMNRKDAEAVPWMATFTRQPWPKKIVWFQDDITHDRFYWLKIPDLAAAKAGQKIVATVEGQKISLEGDVPSKTELRLSDELLDLDQPVTVSVNGKQVHEGKVPRTATAIRTTLNERLDPAAAANAVLILP; from the coding sequence ATGCGATTTCTCCTGCCGTTGCTGTGCCTCCCTGCGGCCCTCCTCGCCGCACCCGCCGACGACTTCATTGCCGCCGCCAAGGCGAAGCACGGAGAAGCCGGTGAGAAAGCGGCAAAGTTCCTGACTGAGAACATGCCGGCAAAAGATCGCGAGGCGTTGTCGGCGGAATTTCTCGGCAACAACCTCGATCTCGCCCTCCAAGCGCGCGGCGAGTTCCCGTGGGCGAAGGACGTCCCGGAGGACATCTTTCTCAATGACGTGCTGCCATACGCCGTCTTTGACGAAACGCGCGAGGCATGGCGGAAGGACTTCCTCGAAAAGGCGCGGCCTCTGGTGAAGGACGCGAAGACCGTCACGGACGCTGTGCAGGCGCTGAACCGCGAGTTCTTCAAGATCGTCGACGTTCACTACAACACCGGCCGCAAGATTCCGAACCAGAGTCCGTCGGAGTCGATGGCGATCAACAAGGCGACCTGCACCGGTCTCTCGATCATCCTCGTCGATGCCTGCCGCGCTGTGGGCATCCCGGCCCGCGCCACCGGCACACCGCTGTGGGCGAATGAGCGCGGCAATCACACGTGGGTCGAGGTCTGGGACGGCGACTGGCACTTCACCGGTGCCGACGAATACGAGAAGGACGGCCTGGATCGCGGATGGTTCGTGAACGATGCCGCGCAGGCCAAGCTGGACGATCCGAAATACGGCATCTTCTCGACCTCGTGGAAGAAGGACGGCACCGCATTCCCCATGGTCTGGGCAGAGGGAAGCCAGGACGTGGCGGCGGTGAATGTGACCTCCCGTTACGCGAAGACACCCGCCCCGGCGGAAAGCGCCGTGGCAAAGCTCGGCGTGCGGCTTTTCCAGAAGAAGGGCGGCGAACGCCTGGCGGTTCCGTTCGTGGTGCTGGATGACACCGACAAGAAGCTCGGCGAGTCAGAGACCAAGGCGGGCACGACGGATCTCAATGACATGCCGCGCTTCGAGTTGAAGCCCGGTGCCAAGGGCTGGCTGCGATTCACGAAGGAGAGCGAGGTGCGGGAGATGGCCTTCGGCCCGCTGGAGAAAGGCGATCCGACAGTGGATGCGGCTTGGGAGGATCTAGCACCGGTCCCCTGCTCGATCTCGACGGTGGAGTATTGGCTTTCCTCGTCACGAAAGGAAGAAGATCTGCCCGGTGACCTGAGCAAGGCCGATGCCGCACGCGTCCTCCACCTGCTGGCCGCGGATCGTACGAGCGCCCTTGCCAAGGAGCGGAAGGACGAGCTGGAGAAGAAGTCGATCACGCTCGGTGACAAGACGTTGCGCTGGCTGGACAAGACCTTCGGCGACGCCCCTGCCGAAGGCCGCAGCCTGTGGATCTCCATGCACGGCGGCGGCAGCGCCCCGCCGCAAGTGAATGACCAGCAGTGGCAAAACCAGATCAAACTCTACGAGCCGGCCGAAGGCATCTACATCGCGCCGCGCGCGCCTACCGACACCTGGAACATGTGGCACGAGGGGCACATTGATCCGATGTTCCAGCGGCTGATCGAGGACCATGTCGCCCTGCGCGGCGTGAACCCTAACAAAGTCTATCTCATGGGCTATTCGGCCGGCGGTGATGGCGTGTGGCAGCTCGCTCCCCGGATGGCGGACCGTTTTGCCGCTGCCGCGATGATGGCGGGCCATCCGAACGAGGCCTCGCTGTTAGGCCTGCGTGACCTGCCCTTCGCGATCTTCATGGGTGGCGCGGATGCTGCCTACGATCGCAACAAGATCGCCGCTGCCAAGACTGCCGAGCTCGACCAACTCGCGAAGGACGATCCTGGCGGCTACGTCCACATGTCCCGGATCTACGAGGGCCTGCCGCACTGGATGAATCGCAAGGACGCCGAAGCCGTGCCGTGGATGGCCACCTTCACCCGCCAACCCTGGCCGAAGAAAATCGTGTGGTTCCAGGACGACATCACTCACGACCGCTTCTACTGGCTGAAGATTCCCGATCTCGCCGCTGCCAAAGCCGGGCAGAAGATCGTCGCGACCGTGGAAGGCCAGAAGATCAGCCTGGAAGGTGACGTGCCATCCAAGACCGAGCTGCGGCTTTCCGATGAGCTGCTGGATCTCGATCAGCCGGTGACCGTCAGCGTGAACGGCAAGCAGGTCCACGAGGGAAAGGTGCCGCGAACGGCCACCGCCATCCGCACCACGCTGAATGAGCGCCTTGATCCGGCGGCGGCGGCAAACGCAGTGCTAATACTGCCCTGA
- the mgtE gene encoding magnesium transporter, which produces MPDDEATLPLDELMRAVEAEDRSAVRALAEEMHYADLAQAYQEIEEEKHELFLKTIGPEKAADMIVELPDTMIEEALDAFSPSELKVLFHELSDDDRVDILQDVGDEARLRFLGLLGPEDEELTRSLLKYEHDTAGGRMTTLIGRIFVYQTVKQAIEMLRRGQESTETLSRIFVVDEKGRLLGKLRFRDLAFNTWDTPIRDIMREIGPERVLATADQEEAANMLLKYDLIALPVIDEFDHLLGIITHDDAMEILQEESTEDIEKAAGIGGEQSEETYLNTTIVSQFRRRAGWLTGLAFVSLLSGYVMMRFGNILSQVFLLSLFLPMVVAAGGNTGGQASTMVIRAMSLGEIGPGLAGEVAWKELRTGFFLGALLGTCMALFTVLLLPFFHLPMPPGMSLWKVAVAIAVALTTQVTSATFLGSLLPLGARAAKLDPAVVSAPAIAAIVDVSGMVIYFSVARAILGL; this is translated from the coding sequence ATGCCGGACGACGAAGCGACCCTCCCCCTCGACGAGCTCATGCGAGCCGTTGAGGCTGAGGACCGTAGCGCCGTCCGCGCCTTGGCCGAGGAGATGCACTACGCCGACCTCGCCCAAGCCTATCAGGAGATCGAGGAGGAGAAACACGAGCTGTTTCTCAAGACCATCGGTCCGGAAAAGGCGGCGGACATGATCGTCGAGCTGCCGGACACGATGATCGAGGAGGCGCTCGATGCCTTCAGCCCGTCCGAGCTGAAGGTCCTCTTCCACGAACTCTCCGACGACGACCGCGTGGACATCCTCCAGGACGTGGGCGACGAGGCGCGGCTGCGATTCCTAGGCCTGCTTGGTCCGGAGGACGAGGAGCTCACCCGCTCGCTGCTCAAGTATGAGCACGATACTGCCGGCGGCCGCATGACCACGCTGATCGGCCGGATTTTCGTCTACCAGACGGTGAAGCAGGCGATCGAAATGCTCCGCCGCGGCCAAGAGTCGACCGAAACCCTCAGCCGGATTTTCGTGGTCGATGAAAAAGGCCGCTTGCTCGGCAAGCTGCGGTTCCGCGATCTCGCCTTCAACACCTGGGACACGCCAATCCGCGACATCATGCGCGAGATCGGCCCGGAGCGCGTGCTCGCTACTGCCGACCAGGAAGAGGCGGCGAACATGCTGCTGAAGTACGACCTCATCGCGCTGCCGGTCATTGATGAATTCGACCACCTGCTCGGCATCATCACGCACGATGACGCGATGGAGATCCTTCAGGAGGAAAGCACCGAGGACATCGAAAAGGCCGCGGGTATCGGTGGCGAGCAGTCGGAGGAAACCTATCTCAACACCACCATCGTCAGCCAATTCCGCCGCCGCGCCGGATGGCTAACCGGACTCGCCTTCGTCTCGCTGCTGTCCGGCTATGTGATGATGCGCTTCGGCAATATCCTCAGCCAGGTGTTCCTGCTGTCGCTGTTCCTGCCGATGGTGGTCGCGGCTGGCGGCAATACCGGGGGTCAGGCTTCCACGATGGTCATCCGCGCGATGTCGCTGGGCGAAATCGGGCCCGGCCTGGCGGGCGAAGTCGCTTGGAAGGAACTCCGCACCGGCTTCTTCCTCGGAGCCCTGCTCGGCACGTGCATGGCGCTCTTCACGGTGCTTCTCCTGCCGTTTTTCCACCTGCCGATGCCGCCCGGGATGTCGCTCTGGAAAGTGGCGGTCGCCATCGCCGTGGCACTCACGACCCAGGTCACTTCAGCGACCTTCCTTGGCTCGCTGCTGCCACTCGGCGCGCGAGCGGCGAAGCTCGACCCTGCGGTGGTTTCAGCTCCGGCCATCGCGGCAATCGTCGATGTGTCCGGAATGGTCATTTATTTCTCGGTCGCCCGGGCGATCCTAGGCTTATGA
- a CDS encoding VOC family protein, whose product MLDHVFITVKDLGRSIAFYETALQPLGIEHVIDYDGKDGPEGHPDLKGFGRDGRVFFWLRQGDADAKAAHIGFVAKSEAEVNAFHEAAMAAGATDNGPPGARLYYDPRYYAANVFDPDGYSLEAVYKSWQHGQS is encoded by the coding sequence ATGCTCGACCACGTCTTCATCACCGTCAAAGACCTCGGTCGATCGATTGCCTTCTACGAGACGGCTCTCCAGCCGCTCGGCATCGAGCATGTCATCGACTACGACGGCAAGGACGGCCCCGAAGGCCATCCCGATCTCAAGGGCTTCGGGCGGGACGGCCGAGTATTCTTCTGGCTCAGGCAGGGCGATGCCGATGCCAAGGCGGCGCATATCGGCTTCGTCGCCAAGAGTGAGGCCGAGGTGAACGCATTCCACGAGGCAGCGATGGCAGCGGGCGCTACCGACAACGGCCCGCCCGGTGCGCGCCTTTACTACGATCCGCGCTACTACGCTGCAAACGTCTTCGATCCCGACGGCTATAGCCTTGAGGCGGTCTACAAGAGCTGGCAACACGGCCAATCATAG
- a CDS encoding acyltransferase family protein, with protein sequence MSAPRNTQLDGWRAFAVLGVIWLHWTPREWRGALPFEIGLYFFLILTGFLTTRVLLRDRDAGEKLHKPWRRMAFRHFLKRRAIRLLLPCYAAMLLGWLCRSPDLIAHPFIYLGHLANLHMAFSPNWPPGTAHYWTLAIQIQFFLLWPLVIFYLPRKALLPTLIAFVLLAPLTRWAVLNYFPQVYHAGALSTSAADYLGTGSLLALAMERGMQAGDRRLRFAAWLAFAAYLILYVFDESGHAVTGLRHFQQTLLSIAFVGLISATLHGFSGALAKVLEHPVAQHIGRISYGLYLFHTIVPLAVGKLIPWLWWADGPNQLMLALRILVFALGSWGTAYACWRYLEQPLDRFRQHSRPA encoded by the coding sequence TTGTCCGCCCCGCGAAACACCCAACTGGATGGCTGGCGCGCTTTTGCCGTGCTGGGCGTGATCTGGCTGCACTGGACGCCACGGGAATGGCGTGGCGCTCTGCCCTTTGAGATCGGCCTGTACTTCTTCCTGATTCTCACCGGCTTCCTCACAACACGGGTGCTGCTGCGCGACCGTGACGCAGGCGAAAAGCTGCACAAGCCCTGGAGGCGGATGGCCTTCCGGCACTTCCTGAAGCGGCGGGCGATCCGGCTGCTGCTGCCCTGCTATGCGGCGATGCTTCTCGGATGGCTCTGCCGCTCGCCCGACCTGATCGCCCATCCCTTCATCTACCTCGGGCACTTGGCGAATCTCCACATGGCCTTCTCGCCGAATTGGCCACCCGGCACCGCGCACTACTGGACCCTTGCGATCCAGATCCAGTTCTTCCTGCTCTGGCCGCTGGTGATCTTCTACCTGCCCAGAAAGGCTCTGTTGCCCACCCTGATCGCCTTCGTTTTGCTGGCTCCGCTTACCCGCTGGGCGGTTCTGAATTATTTCCCTCAGGTCTATCACGCAGGAGCCCTGTCCACTTCGGCAGCGGACTACCTCGGGACGGGCTCGCTGCTGGCGCTGGCGATGGAACGCGGGATGCAAGCAGGTGATCGCAGGCTGCGCTTCGCCGCTTGGCTGGCCTTTGCCGCCTACCTGATCCTGTATGTGTTCGATGAATCCGGCCATGCGGTGACCGGTTTGCGACACTTCCAGCAGACCCTGCTCTCGATCGCTTTCGTCGGGCTGATCTCCGCGACTCTGCACGGCTTCTCCGGTGCCTTGGCGAAAGTGCTCGAGCATCCCGTGGCCCAACACATCGGGCGGATCAGCTACGGGCTCTATCTCTTCCACACCATCGTGCCGCTGGCAGTGGGCAAGCTCATCCCTTGGCTGTGGTGGGCGGACGGCCCCAACCAGCTGATGCTGGCACTGCGCATCCTCGTCTTTGCCCTAGGCTCCTGGGGTACGGCTTATGCCTGCTGGCGCTACCTTGAGCAGCCTTTGGACCGATTCCGCCAGCACTCCCGTCCGGCTTAG
- a CDS encoding M14 family metallopeptidase gives MAFELQPFLAEFGALAAERGFVAQTLCETAAGPVIVWEKRGDGLAAYLSAGIHGDEPAGPLAVMELLKQGALNDGPWLVCPVLNPTGLAAGTRDNADGVDLNRDYWARRTPEVQAHAAWLESLPCPRIFISLHEDWETSGFYFYEINLGDDRPERAGAILEAVKPWFPPEPGAMIDGHDIRDAGWIYHAAEADLPGNWPEAIFLAKRGCPVSFTFETPSANCLQDRIAAHVAAAKAAATFHPRL, from the coding sequence GTGGCCTTTGAGCTCCAGCCCTTCCTCGCCGAGTTCGGCGCGCTTGCCGCGGAACGCGGATTCGTCGCGCAGACGCTGTGCGAAACCGCTGCCGGCCCGGTGATCGTTTGGGAAAAGCGGGGCGATGGCCTGGCGGCTTACCTTTCCGCCGGGATCCACGGCGATGAACCGGCTGGTCCGCTCGCCGTGATGGAACTGCTCAAGCAGGGAGCCCTCAATGACGGCCCGTGGCTGGTCTGCCCGGTGCTCAATCCTACCGGGCTGGCCGCCGGCACTCGCGACAATGCGGACGGCGTGGACCTTAACCGCGACTACTGGGCCCGCCGCACTCCGGAGGTCCAAGCCCACGCCGCATGGCTGGAGTCGCTCCCCTGCCCGCGGATTTTCATCTCGCTGCACGAGGACTGGGAAACCAGCGGCTTCTATTTCTACGAGATCAATCTCGGCGACGATCGGCCGGAGCGCGCCGGTGCGATCCTGGAGGCCGTGAAGCCGTGGTTCCCGCCCGAACCCGGCGCGATGATCGATGGCCACGACATCCGCGATGCGGGCTGGATCTATCACGCCGCCGAGGCGGACCTCCCGGGAAATTGGCCGGAGGCGATCTTCCTGGCCAAGCGCGGCTGCCCGGTTTCCTTCACCTTCGAAACGCCGAGCGCGAATTGCCTGCAGGACCGGATCGCCGCGCATGTGGCCGCGGCGAAGGCGGCCGCTACATTTCACCCGCGTCTCTGA
- the tdh gene encoding L-threonine 3-dehydrogenase, producing the protein MKALVKATAGPGLEMMDVPMPEVGPMDVLIKIKKTSICGTDVHIWKWDAWAQRTIPVPMHVGHEFCGVVESVGSGVTDIVPGELVSGEGHIVCGRCRNCLAGRRHLCPETLGVGVNRPGAFAEYLSIPYRNVYKVDPSIPEEVISCFDPLGNAVHTALSWDLVAEDVLITGAGPIGCMAAAVCRFAGARHVVVTDVNPWRLELAKKLGATRTVNVAEESLGDAMKSLGMKEGFDVALEMSGHPSGLTDILNHTSNGAKVSLLGIFPDKVAIDWDKVIFKGLILKGIYGREMFETWYKMSSMIRAGLDISPVITHRFPVAEFKKGFETMMSGQSGKVVLDWEA; encoded by the coding sequence ATGAAAGCGCTCGTCAAAGCCACCGCCGGTCCCGGTCTCGAAATGATGGACGTCCCGATGCCCGAAGTGGGCCCCATGGACGTGCTCATCAAGATCAAGAAGACCTCCATCTGCGGCACCGACGTCCACATCTGGAAATGGGATGCCTGGGCGCAGCGCACCATCCCGGTGCCGATGCATGTCGGCCACGAATTCTGCGGCGTGGTCGAGTCGGTGGGCTCCGGCGTCACCGACATCGTCCCCGGCGAACTGGTCTCCGGCGAAGGCCACATCGTCTGCGGCCGCTGCCGGAATTGCCTCGCCGGCCGCCGTCACCTTTGCCCGGAAACGCTGGGCGTCGGCGTGAACCGCCCCGGTGCCTTCGCGGAGTATCTCTCGATCCCCTACCGCAACGTCTACAAGGTCGACCCCTCGATCCCGGAGGAGGTCATTTCCTGCTTCGATCCGCTGGGCAATGCCGTCCACACCGCTCTATCCTGGGACCTCGTCGCGGAGGACGTGCTGATCACCGGCGCCGGCCCGATCGGCTGCATGGCTGCCGCCGTCTGCCGCTTCGCCGGGGCTCGCCACGTGGTCGTGACCGACGTGAATCCGTGGCGCCTCGAACTCGCGAAGAAGCTCGGAGCCACCCGCACCGTGAACGTTGCCGAAGAGTCGCTGGGTGACGCGATGAAGTCGCTGGGTATGAAGGAGGGCTTCGATGTTGCCTTGGAAATGTCCGGTCATCCGTCCGGCCTGACGGATATCCTCAACCACACCTCGAACGGCGCGAAGGTCTCCCTGCTGGGCATCTTCCCCGACAAGGTCGCGATCGACTGGGACAAGGTGATTTTCAAGGGCCTCATCTTGAAGGGCATCTACGGCCGCGAGATGTTCGAGACGTGGTACAAGATGAGCAGCATGATCCGCGCAGGCCTCGATATCTCGCCGGTCATCACCCACCGCTTCCCGGTCGCCGAGTTCAAGAAGGGCTTCGAGACCATGATGTCCGGGCAGTCGGGCAAAGTGGTTCTGGACTGGGAAGCCTGA
- a CDS encoding P-II family nitrogen regulator: MKKIEAIIKPFKLEEVKEALAEVGVQGMTVTEVKGFGRQKGHTEIYRGSEYTVDFLPKVKIEIVVDDAQAGGVAEAIVKSANTGKIGDGKVFISTVEEAIRIRTGETGSSAVAVN, translated from the coding sequence ATGAAGAAAATCGAAGCGATTATCAAACCGTTCAAGTTGGAGGAAGTGAAGGAGGCCCTTGCCGAAGTCGGCGTGCAGGGCATGACTGTGACTGAAGTGAAAGGTTTCGGCCGTCAAAAAGGCCACACGGAAATCTATCGCGGCTCCGAGTACACCGTGGACTTCCTCCCCAAAGTGAAGATCGAAATCGTCGTGGACGACGCCCAGGCCGGCGGCGTGGCCGAGGCCATCGTCAAGAGCGCGAACACCGGCAAGATTGGTGACGGCAAGGTCTTCATCTCGACGGTCGAAGAGGCCATCCGCATCCGCACCGGCGAGACCGGTTCGTCCGCGGTCGCCGTGAACTAA
- a CDS encoding GyrI-like domain-containing protein translates to MNHSVHLASVEAVPTAVVREQVKPHELSKFVPAACGEVWSFVRAAGLPKPGRHVALYLKDHQVEVGAEVTEPFVGDDRVHYSQLPAGQVATTTHFGPYSGLGEAHDAVRRWCAENGQVPAGICWEIYGHWEEIWNADPSQIRTDVFYLLQEQAS, encoded by the coding sequence ATGAACCATTCTGTCCATCTAGCATCCGTTGAAGCGGTGCCCACCGCAGTGGTGCGCGAGCAGGTGAAGCCTCACGAGCTTTCCAAGTTCGTCCCCGCGGCTTGCGGCGAAGTCTGGTCCTTCGTTCGCGCCGCCGGGCTGCCGAAACCGGGGAGACACGTGGCGTTGTATTTGAAGGATCACCAGGTGGAAGTCGGAGCGGAGGTCACCGAGCCGTTTGTTGGAGATGACCGCGTCCACTACTCACAGCTCCCTGCAGGCCAAGTGGCGACAACGACCCACTTCGGTCCTTATAGTGGCCTTGGCGAAGCCCACGATGCGGTCCGGCGATGGTGCGCGGAAAACGGGCAGGTGCCTGCCGGGATTTGTTGGGAGATCTACGGGCACTGGGAGGAAATCTGGAACGCCGATCCCTCGCAGATCCGCACCGACGTCTTTTATCTGCTTCAAGAGCAGGCATCCTGA
- a CDS encoding serine/threonine protein phosphatase, with product MRDLKDGIRAHVRIDWMGNVHKRFRGTDADKRYATEVAVLKVLEERGCPYVPKLVEEHPEELYFVSTSCGQPASTISKERADQLFADLEKDYGVRHLDAEPRNITYDPRAGRFCVIDFELAEILPPPEQPKST from the coding sequence ATGAGGGACTTGAAGGATGGCATCCGCGCCCACGTGCGGATCGATTGGATGGGGAATGTGCACAAGCGCTTCCGCGGCACGGACGCCGACAAGCGCTATGCCACCGAGGTGGCCGTGCTCAAGGTGCTGGAGGAACGCGGCTGTCCCTACGTGCCGAAGCTGGTGGAAGAACATCCCGAGGAGCTTTATTTCGTTTCCACGAGCTGCGGCCAACCGGCGTCCACCATTTCAAAGGAACGTGCCGACCAACTCTTCGCCGATCTGGAGAAGGACTACGGCGTCCGTCATCTGGATGCCGAGCCGCGGAACATTACTTACGATCCTCGCGCGGGGCGGTTCTGCGTCATCGACTTCGAGCTGGCGGAGATTTTGCCGCCGCCCGAACAGCCGAAATCAACCTGA
- a CDS encoding PhzF family phenazine biosynthesis protein, giving the protein MSIPYYQVDAFTDRLFGGNPAGVCLLTDWLPDHVLQSIAAENNLAETAFVIQRDSFFDLRWFTPELEVDLCGHATLASAHVIFRHLGYRGSVVRFQTRSGILSVSREEGERLTLDFPARPADLCDTPAALAAGLGATPVVTGKARDYLAVFESEEEVRHLKPDMAALARLDCLGIIATAPGVDCDFVSRFFAPGAGVPEDPVTGSAHCTLIPYWAGRLGRTKLHARQVSQRGGELFCEHRSDRVGIGGHAVTYSSGFLHVS; this is encoded by the coding sequence ATGAGCATTCCCTACTATCAGGTTGATGCGTTTACGGACCGTCTCTTCGGCGGCAATCCCGCCGGGGTGTGCCTCCTGACGGATTGGCTGCCGGACCACGTCCTGCAGTCCATCGCGGCCGAGAACAACCTGGCTGAGACCGCCTTCGTGATTCAGCGCGACTCGTTCTTCGACCTCCGCTGGTTTACCCCGGAGCTCGAGGTGGATCTATGTGGCCATGCGACCTTGGCCTCCGCCCACGTGATCTTCCGGCATCTAGGCTACCGTGGTTCCGTTGTCCGGTTCCAGACTCGTTCCGGGATCCTTTCGGTTTCGCGCGAGGAGGGTGAGCGGCTCACGCTCGATTTCCCGGCCCGCCCGGCAGATCTGTGTGATACACCGGCTGCGTTGGCTGCCGGCCTAGGTGCCACCCCGGTAGTCACTGGCAAAGCCCGCGACTACCTCGCCGTTTTTGAGTCTGAGGAAGAGGTGCGCCATCTCAAGCCGGACATGGCGGCTCTCGCGCGCCTCGATTGCCTGGGGATCATCGCGACCGCGCCCGGTGTGGATTGTGATTTTGTCTCGCGGTTCTTCGCTCCCGGCGCAGGGGTTCCCGAAGACCCGGTCACAGGCTCCGCCCACTGCACACTCATTCCCTACTGGGCCGGGCGTCTGGGCCGCACGAAGCTCCATGCGCGACAGGTTTCCCAGCGGGGCGGGGAGTTGTTCTGCGAGCATCGCAGCGACCGCGTCGGCATTGGCGGCCATGCCGTGACGTATTCGTCCGGCTTTCTTCACGTCTCCTAG